A single region of the Streptomyces sp. NBC_01262 genome encodes:
- the gltX gene encoding glutamate--tRNA ligase — MASAPVRVRFCPSPTGNPHVGLVRTALFNWAFARHAKGTLVLRIEDTDAARDSEESYEQLLDSLRWLGLDWDEGPEVGGPHAPYRQSQRMEIYADVAARLQDAGHAYRCYCTTEELDARRDAARAAGKPSGYDGHCRDLTSEQTAAYEAEGRTAIVRFRMPEHPITFNDLVRGELTFTPENVPDYGIVRANGAPLYTLVNPVDDALMEITHVLRGEDLLSSTPRQIALYAALIELGVAKYTPEFGHLPYVMGEGNKKLSKRDPQASLNLYRERGFLPQGLLNYLSLLGWSFSADQDTFTMDEMVAAFEIEDVNANPARFDLKKAEAINADHIRRLDVKTFTEACGPWLRAPHAPWSPENFDQAAWEAIAPHAQTRLTVLSDITANVDFLFLDAPVDDEASWLKAMKEGSDALLLTAREQLAAADWNAEALKNAVLAAGEAHGLKLGKAQAPVRVAVTGRTVGLPLFESLEVLGRDRTLARIDAALAKLGA, encoded by the coding sequence GTGGCTAGCGCACCCGTACGTGTACGTTTCTGTCCCTCCCCGACCGGCAACCCCCACGTGGGCCTGGTCCGCACCGCCCTGTTCAACTGGGCCTTCGCCCGGCACGCCAAGGGCACCCTGGTCCTGCGCATCGAGGACACCGACGCCGCCCGTGACTCCGAGGAGTCCTACGAGCAGCTCCTCGACTCGCTGCGCTGGCTCGGCCTGGACTGGGACGAGGGCCCTGAGGTCGGCGGCCCGCACGCCCCCTACCGCCAGTCGCAGCGCATGGAGATCTACGCGGACGTGGCGGCCAGGCTCCAGGACGCCGGCCACGCCTACCGCTGCTACTGCACCACCGAGGAGCTCGACGCCCGCCGCGACGCCGCCCGCGCCGCCGGCAAGCCTTCCGGCTACGACGGCCACTGCCGCGACCTCACCTCCGAGCAGACCGCCGCGTACGAGGCCGAGGGCCGCACCGCGATCGTCCGCTTCCGGATGCCCGAGCACCCCATCACCTTCAACGACCTGGTGCGCGGCGAGCTGACCTTCACCCCGGAGAACGTGCCCGACTACGGCATCGTCCGGGCCAACGGCGCCCCCCTCTACACCCTGGTCAACCCGGTCGACGACGCGCTCATGGAGATCACCCACGTCCTGCGCGGCGAGGACCTGCTCTCCTCCACCCCCCGCCAGATCGCCCTGTACGCGGCGCTGATCGAGCTGGGCGTCGCCAAGTACACCCCCGAGTTCGGCCACCTGCCGTACGTCATGGGCGAGGGCAACAAGAAGCTCTCCAAGCGCGACCCGCAGGCCTCGCTGAACCTCTACCGGGAGCGCGGCTTCCTCCCGCAGGGCCTGCTGAACTACCTCTCGCTGCTCGGCTGGTCGTTCTCCGCCGACCAGGACACCTTCACGATGGACGAGATGGTCGCGGCCTTCGAGATCGAGGACGTCAACGCCAACCCGGCCCGCTTCGACCTCAAGAAGGCCGAGGCGATCAACGCCGACCACATCCGCCGCCTCGACGTGAAGACCTTCACCGAGGCCTGCGGCCCCTGGCTGCGGGCCCCGCACGCCCCCTGGTCCCCGGAGAACTTCGACCAGGCGGCCTGGGAGGCCATCGCCCCGCACGCCCAGACCCGGCTCACCGTCCTGTCCGACATCACCGCCAACGTCGACTTCCTCTTCCTCGACGCCCCGGTGGACGACGAGGCCTCCTGGCTCAAGGCGATGAAGGAGGGCTCCGACGCCCTGCTGCTCACCGCCCGCGAGCAGCTCGCCGCCGCCGACTGGAACGCCGAGGCCCTCAAGAACGCCGTCCTCGCCGCCGGCGAGGCCCACGGCCTCAAGCTCGGCAAGGCCCAGGCCCCCGTCCGCGTGGCCGTCACCGGCCGCACCGTCGGCCTGCCGCTGTTCGAGTCCCTGGAGGTACTGGGCCGCGACCGCACGCTCGCCCGCATCGACGCCGCACTGGCGAAGCTGGGCGCGTAA
- a CDS encoding fumarylacetoacetate hydrolase family protein codes for MRIARFSIDGNVAFGAVEGTETVPDGLVIDIIKGVPFADFELSGTKVPLSKVRLLPPVLPSKVVAIGRNYAAHAAELGNEVPDSPWAFFKPSTSVIGPGDPIVYPSFSSEVHHEAELAVVIGRMCREVPRERVKDVILGYTCANDVTARDTQRAEKQWARAKGFDSSCPLGPWIETGLDLAAASDLAITATVNGELRQAGRTSEMVNGIEALIVSITEAMTLLPGDVVLTGTPAGVGPLNVGDEVAVSIEGIGTLTNKVIKRG; via the coding sequence GTGCGCATCGCCAGGTTCTCCATCGACGGCAATGTCGCCTTCGGCGCGGTCGAGGGCACGGAAACCGTGCCCGACGGCCTGGTCATCGACATCATCAAGGGCGTCCCGTTCGCCGACTTCGAGCTCTCCGGCACCAAGGTCCCGCTGAGCAAGGTCCGGCTGCTGCCGCCCGTACTGCCCAGCAAGGTCGTGGCCATCGGCCGCAACTACGCCGCACACGCCGCTGAGCTGGGCAACGAGGTGCCGGACTCGCCGTGGGCGTTCTTCAAGCCGTCCACCTCGGTGATCGGCCCGGGCGACCCGATCGTGTACCCCTCGTTCTCCTCCGAGGTGCATCACGAGGCCGAGCTGGCCGTCGTCATCGGCCGCATGTGCCGCGAGGTCCCGCGCGAGCGCGTCAAGGACGTCATCCTCGGCTACACCTGCGCCAACGACGTCACCGCCCGCGACACCCAGCGGGCCGAGAAGCAGTGGGCGCGGGCCAAGGGATTCGACTCCTCCTGCCCGCTCGGCCCCTGGATCGAGACCGGCCTCGACCTCGCGGCCGCCTCCGACCTCGCGATCACCGCGACCGTCAACGGCGAACTGCGGCAGGCCGGCCGCACCAGCGAGATGGTCAACGGCATCGAGGCCCTGATCGTCAGCATCACCGAGGCGATGACGCTGCTCCCCGGCGACGTCGTCCTCACCGGCACCCCGGCCGGGGTCGGACCGCTCAACGTCGGCGACGAGGTCGCCGTCTCCATCGAAGGCATCGGCACTCTCACCAACAAGGTGATCAAGCGTGGCTAG
- a CDS encoding nitrate- and nitrite sensing domain-containing protein, with protein sequence MQGRFKRDGGAAGEPEQRGGTELGPSPRRTEESAEAGTTGAPKSAGPVRGTGTGPRHSSRIAMRNWRISTRLVSLLALPVVAATSLGALRIQASLDNVEQLSNVQALTDLTQQATKLAAALQDERDSSAGPLSSKSGKNDTVVAAREATDQAKVGFNTAINAGIPQNLTGVNASLVAISKQLGTLKAIREDAYSDENYIAQTVTEYDQLITQLLQLSTDMAEASGNSDMIASTRALATFSAAKEYDSIQRAMISAALANGRNLQPNDWRYLETANEAETTTLKQFRQIYGAAKATDLLDPLSSERNDQIAAVDTLQERVAATEDGINNIEGSYLDWDDQARTKLETMKKIEQNLLNDMTQQALKLQNEAEQEAYINGALILLVLGLSVVGAFIVARSMIRSLRRLQETAQEVAQKRLPELVKHLSESDPQDVDTSVESIGITSRDEIGQVARAFDEVHREAVRLAAEQALLRGNVNAMFTNLSRRSQGLIQRQLSLISELEAREADPDQLSSLFKLDHLATRMRRNGENLLVLAGEEPGRRWTRPVPLVDVLRAAASEVEQYERIELTSVPGAEVNGRIVNDLVHLLAELLENATSFSSPQTKVRVTGHALPDGRVLIEIHDTGIGLSPEDLADINERLANPPTVDVSVSRRMGLFVVGRLSLRHGIRIQLRPSDSGGTTALVMLPVDVTQGGAKAKPGTAGRSQQPGMPGSQGGPGGPGGLGNGAPGSLAAGLASGPANGNGQVGRPPQRGQVPGSEPRPALNSGPGNNGSPQGGRHQGPRPAGSPGGPGIPSGPGNGRQAPAPAPQRANPSWADSGQQPQRGGAQQPVPASASTDRPRGHEDVDSTQAFERPDFNSVPHTGPQRGPGSAPRPAPASAPPAPMQQPVDATQPIPRPDFDAPYPGPQGPGGFTRSDVFQPPANGARPAPAQAPPAPRPVAPQAPAPAPVQQQRPQQPLPPVAEPMALPPAPMRGDERSPIFEALESDWFRSGRVERMQQVHVERGPSAPAPQQQPSQPRHQQQDNQAPQPPQQAPEPPQRVRAQQPPPQPSQPPRQQHQPQRPGTSAPQHQPQHQSSHQPQHQPSQPPRRETPTWRPTPNDEVWQRAEQVREPSAGGITPSGLPRRVPRANLVPGGAAPQQAPEGGPQVSRAPDDVRGRLTNLRRGIQQGRQAGSPTDGQGFSTTHQQER encoded by the coding sequence GTGCAGGGACGTTTCAAGAGGGATGGCGGCGCTGCGGGCGAACCGGAACAGCGCGGTGGGACCGAACTAGGCCCATCGCCGCGCCGGACGGAAGAATCCGCAGAAGCCGGGACCACGGGCGCGCCGAAGAGCGCGGGCCCGGTCCGCGGCACGGGCACGGGCCCCAGGCACAGCTCGCGCATTGCCATGCGCAACTGGCGGATCAGCACCCGTCTGGTGTCGCTGCTCGCGCTGCCGGTGGTTGCCGCGACATCTCTGGGTGCCCTGCGCATCCAGGCGTCGCTGGACAACGTCGAGCAGCTGAGCAATGTGCAGGCGCTCACCGACCTGACGCAGCAGGCCACCAAGCTGGCCGCCGCGCTGCAGGACGAACGCGACAGCTCCGCCGGCCCGCTCAGCAGCAAGAGCGGCAAGAACGACACCGTCGTCGCCGCGCGTGAGGCCACGGACCAGGCCAAGGTCGGTTTCAACACCGCCATCAACGCCGGCATCCCGCAGAACCTGACGGGTGTCAACGCGTCCCTGGTCGCGATCAGCAAGCAGCTCGGCACGCTGAAGGCGATCCGCGAGGACGCGTACAGCGACGAGAACTACATCGCCCAGACCGTCACCGAGTACGACCAGCTGATCACCCAGCTGCTCCAGCTCTCCACCGACATGGCCGAGGCCTCCGGCAACTCGGACATGATCGCGAGCACCCGCGCCCTGGCCACCTTCTCGGCGGCCAAGGAGTACGACTCCATCCAGCGCGCGATGATCAGCGCCGCGCTCGCCAACGGCAGGAACCTGCAGCCGAACGACTGGCGCTACCTGGAGACCGCCAACGAGGCGGAGACCACGACGCTCAAGCAGTTCCGGCAGATCTACGGCGCGGCCAAGGCGACCGACCTGCTCGACCCGCTGAGCAGCGAGCGGAACGACCAGATCGCCGCGGTGGACACCCTGCAGGAGCGGGTGGCCGCCACCGAGGACGGCATCAACAACATCGAAGGCTCCTACCTGGACTGGGACGACCAAGCCCGGACCAAGCTGGAGACGATGAAGAAGATCGAGCAGAACCTGCTGAACGACATGACGCAGCAGGCTCTGAAGCTCCAGAACGAGGCGGAGCAGGAGGCGTACATCAACGGCGCCCTCATCCTGCTGGTCCTGGGGCTGTCGGTCGTCGGCGCGTTCATCGTGGCCCGCTCCATGATCCGCTCGCTGCGCCGGCTCCAGGAGACGGCCCAGGAAGTCGCCCAGAAGCGGCTGCCCGAGCTGGTCAAGCACCTGTCGGAGTCCGACCCGCAGGACGTGGACACCTCGGTCGAGTCGATCGGCATCACCAGCCGCGACGAGATCGGCCAGGTCGCCCGCGCGTTCGACGAGGTCCACCGCGAGGCGGTCCGACTGGCCGCCGAGCAGGCGCTGCTGCGAGGCAACGTCAACGCGATGTTCACCAACCTCTCGCGCCGCAGCCAGGGCCTCATCCAGCGTCAGCTGAGCCTGATCTCCGAGCTGGAGGCCCGCGAGGCCGACCCGGACCAGCTGTCCTCGCTGTTCAAGCTCGACCACCTCGCGACCCGTATGCGCCGCAACGGTGAAAACCTCCTGGTCCTCGCGGGCGAGGAGCCGGGCCGCCGGTGGACCCGGCCGGTCCCGCTGGTCGACGTGCTGCGCGCCGCGGCCTCCGAGGTGGAGCAGTACGAGCGGATCGAACTGACGTCTGTACCGGGCGCCGAGGTCAACGGCCGTATCGTCAACGACCTCGTCCACCTGCTCGCCGAGCTGCTGGAGAACGCCACCTCGTTCTCCTCGCCGCAGACCAAGGTGCGGGTCACCGGTCACGCGCTGCCCGACGGCCGCGTGCTGATCGAGATCCACGACACCGGCATCGGCCTGTCCCCCGAGGACCTGGCCGACATCAACGAGCGTCTGGCCAACCCGCCGACGGTGGACGTCTCCGTCTCCCGCCGCATGGGCCTGTTCGTGGTCGGCCGGCTGTCCCTGCGTCACGGCATCCGCATCCAGCTCCGCCCGTCGGACTCCGGCGGCACCACGGCGCTGGTCATGCTGCCGGTGGACGTCACCCAGGGCGGCGCCAAGGCCAAGCCCGGCACCGCCGGACGCAGCCAGCAGCCCGGTATGCCCGGCAGCCAGGGCGGCCCCGGCGGCCCCGGCGGCCTCGGCAACGGCGCTCCCGGCAGCCTGGCCGCGGGGCTCGCCTCCGGCCCGGCGAACGGCAACGGGCAGGTCGGCAGGCCGCCGCAGCGCGGCCAGGTGCCCGGCTCCGAGCCCCGTCCGGCCCTGAACTCCGGCCCCGGGAACAACGGTTCGCCGCAGGGCGGCCGTCACCAGGGTCCGCGTCCGGCCGGCAGCCCCGGTGGTCCCGGCATACCCAGCGGTCCCGGCAACGGCCGTCAGGCTCCCGCTCCGGCTCCGCAGCGTGCGAACCCGAGCTGGGCGGACTCCGGCCAGCAGCCGCAGCGCGGCGGCGCACAGCAGCCGGTGCCGGCCTCGGCCTCCACCGACCGGCCGCGTGGTCACGAGGACGTCGACTCCACCCAGGCGTTCGAGCGCCCGGACTTCAACAGCGTTCCGCACACCGGCCCGCAGCGCGGCCCCGGCAGCGCTCCGCGCCCGGCCCCGGCCTCCGCCCCTCCTGCCCCGATGCAGCAGCCGGTGGACGCCACTCAGCCGATCCCCCGCCCGGACTTCGACGCCCCGTACCCGGGGCCGCAGGGTCCTGGCGGGTTCACCCGCAGCGATGTGTTCCAGCCGCCGGCCAACGGTGCCCGCCCGGCCCCCGCGCAGGCGCCTCCGGCGCCGCGTCCGGTGGCCCCGCAGGCTCCCGCCCCGGCGCCGGTCCAGCAGCAGCGGCCCCAGCAGCCGCTGCCGCCCGTCGCCGAGCCGATGGCACTGCCGCCGGCCCCGATGCGCGGTGACGAGCGCAGCCCGATATTCGAGGCCCTGGAGTCGGACTGGTTCCGCAGCGGCCGGGTCGAGCGGATGCAGCAGGTGCACGTGGAGCGCGGCCCGTCCGCGCCCGCCCCGCAGCAGCAGCCGTCCCAGCCCCGGCACCAGCAGCAGGACAACCAGGCCCCTCAGCCCCCGCAGCAGGCTCCCGAGCCCCCGCAGCGGGTCCGTGCCCAGCAGCCGCCGCCGCAGCCCTCACAGCCGCCGCGTCAGCAGCACCAGCCGCAGCGCCCCGGCACTTCGGCACCCCAGCACCAGCCGCAGCACCAGTCCTCTCACCAGCCGCAGCACCAGCCCTCGCAGCCGCCGCGCCGCGAGACCCCGACGTGGCGTCCGACGCCCAACGACGAGGTCTGGCAGCGCGCCGAGCAGGTCCGCGAGCCGTCGGCCGGCGGAATCACCCCGTCCGGGCTGCCGCGCCGCGTACCGCGCGCCAACCTGGTTCCGGGCGGTGCCGCTCCTCAGCAGGCACCCGAGGGCGGACCCCAGGTCTCGCGGGCTCCCGACGACGTTCGCGGACGCCTGACCAACCTCCGGCGCGGTATCCAGCAAGGCCGCCAGGCCGGTTCCCCGACGGACGGCCAGGGCTTTAGCACCACTCACCAGCAGGAGCGTTAG
- a CDS encoding roadblock/LC7 domain-containing protein: MSQAAQNLNWLITNFVDNTPGVSHTVVVSADGLLLAMSEGFPRDRADQLAAVASGLTSLTAGASRIFEGGSVNQTVVEMERGFLLLMSVSDGSSLAVLAHPECDIGLVGYEMALLVDRAGAVLTPDLRAELQGSLLG, encoded by the coding sequence ATGAGCCAGGCGGCACAGAATCTGAACTGGTTGATCACGAACTTCGTGGACAACACCCCCGGGGTGTCCCACACCGTCGTGGTCTCCGCCGACGGCCTGCTGCTGGCGATGTCCGAGGGCTTCCCCCGTGACCGCGCCGACCAGCTCGCCGCCGTCGCATCCGGACTGACCTCGCTGACGGCGGGCGCTTCCCGCATCTTCGAGGGCGGTAGCGTCAACCAGACCGTCGTGGAGATGGAACGCGGTTTCCTCCTGCTGATGTCGGTGTCCGACGGCTCCTCGCTGGCCGTCCTCGCCCACCCCGAGTGCGACATCGGTCTCGTGGGGTACGAGATGGCCCTGCTCGTCGACCGAGCGGGCGCCGTCCTGACCCCGGACCTGCGCGCAGAACTGCAAGGCAGCCTGCTGGGCTGA
- a CDS encoding GTP-binding protein gives MDFASSRPGQQAAYGGPPTARSTTSAKIVVAGGFGVGKTTFVGAVSEINPLRTEAVMTSASAGIDDLSHVADKTTTTVAMDFGRITLDDDLILYLFGTPGQDRFWFMWDDLVRGAIGAVVLVDTRRLADCFPAVDYFENSGLPFVIALNGFDGHQPYRPEEVREALQIGPDAPIITTDARHRAEAKSALITLVEHALLARLK, from the coding sequence GTGGACTTCGCAAGCTCTAGGCCCGGGCAGCAGGCGGCTTACGGAGGTCCGCCCACTGCTCGTTCCACCACCTCGGCCAAGATCGTGGTGGCGGGCGGCTTCGGCGTGGGCAAGACCACGTTCGTGGGCGCGGTCTCGGAGATCAACCCGCTGCGCACGGAGGCCGTCATGACCTCCGCGTCGGCCGGGATCGACGACCTGAGCCATGTCGCCGACAAGACCACGACCACCGTGGCCATGGACTTCGGCCGTATCACGCTCGACGACGACCTGATCCTGTACCTGTTCGGTACGCCGGGCCAGGACCGTTTCTGGTTCATGTGGGACGACCTGGTGCGCGGCGCGATCGGCGCCGTGGTCCTGGTCGACACCCGCAGGCTGGCCGACTGCTTCCCGGCGGTCGACTACTTCGAGAACAGCGGGCTGCCGTTCGTCATCGCCCTCAACGGCTTCGACGGACACCAGCCCTACCGTCCGGAGGAGGTGCGCGAGGCTCTGCAGATCGGCCCCGACGCCCCGATCATCACTACGGACGCCCGGCACCGTGCCGAGGCGAAGAGCGCGCTGATCACGCTCGTTGAGCATGCGCTGCTCGCTCGCCTCAAGTAA
- a CDS encoding HAD family hydrolase, translated as MPIRAVLWDIDDTLFDYSGAERDGALAHFEAEGLLPAHGGPERALGLWREVMERHYARFLAGELTFAEQRRERARDFLGREMDDAAADEWFGRYREHFEAARWSAFADVLPALDTLAAAGYRHGALSNSSAVQQEPKLRQIGLRDRLEVLLCSAELGHAKPAPQAFLAACAALALPPHEVAYVGDQPDTDARGADAAGLCGIWLDRAGRGGPATASDLRRITDLRQLPALLTADTRFGAPSPIG; from the coding sequence ATGCCGATCCGCGCCGTGCTCTGGGACATCGACGACACCCTCTTCGACTACTCCGGGGCCGAGCGCGACGGCGCGCTCGCGCACTTCGAGGCCGAGGGCCTGCTCCCCGCTCATGGCGGTCCGGAGCGGGCCCTCGGCCTCTGGCGTGAGGTGATGGAGCGGCACTACGCGCGCTTTCTCGCCGGGGAGCTGACCTTCGCCGAGCAGCGCCGGGAGCGGGCCCGGGACTTCCTGGGCCGGGAGATGGACGACGCGGCGGCGGACGAGTGGTTCGGCCGCTACCGGGAGCACTTCGAGGCCGCCCGCTGGTCCGCGTTCGCCGATGTGCTGCCCGCCCTGGACACGCTCGCCGCCGCCGGCTACCGACACGGCGCGCTGTCCAACTCCAGCGCCGTCCAGCAGGAGCCGAAGCTGCGCCAGATCGGCCTGCGGGACCGCTTGGAGGTCCTGCTCTGCTCCGCCGAACTCGGCCACGCCAAGCCCGCGCCGCAAGCCTTCCTCGCGGCCTGCGCCGCGCTCGCGCTGCCCCCGCACGAGGTGGCGTACGTGGGTGACCAGCCCGACACCGACGCGCGCGGCGCCGACGCCGCGGGCCTGTGCGGAATCTGGCTGGACCGGGCCGGCCGAGGCGGCCCGGCCACCGCGTCCGACCTGCGGCGGATCACCGACCTGCGGCAACTGCCCGCACTCCTGACGGCGGATACCCGTTTTGGAGCCCCGTCTCCCATCGGGTAA
- a CDS encoding DUF742 domain-containing protein: MTPPPASPGPYGASHHAPYGGEGDQPLVRPYAMTGGRTRPRYQLAIEALVSTSAEPGAYQGLLPEHQRICHLCRELKSVAEISALLAIPLGVARILVADLAEAGMVSIHQPSSSEAGGQPDVTLLERVLSGLRKL; the protein is encoded by the coding sequence ATGACACCGCCGCCCGCCTCGCCCGGCCCGTACGGCGCATCCCACCATGCGCCGTACGGGGGCGAAGGCGACCAGCCGCTGGTGCGGCCGTACGCCATGACCGGTGGCCGCACCCGGCCTCGCTACCAGCTCGCCATCGAGGCGCTGGTCAGCACGTCCGCCGAACCGGGTGCGTACCAGGGGCTGCTCCCCGAGCACCAGCGCATCTGCCATCTGTGCCGCGAGCTCAAGTCGGTCGCGGAGATCTCGGCCCTGCTGGCGATTCCGCTCGGCGTGGCCCGCATTCTGGTGGCCGACCTTGCCGAGGCCGGGATGGTCTCGATCCACCAGCCGAGCAGCAGCGAGGCCGGCGGACAGCCCGATGTGACATTGCTCGAAAGGGTGCTCAGTGGACTTCGCAAGCTCTAG